The window GGTTCAACCATCGACGCCTTCACGGCGAGATTGGGCTGCTCCCACCGGTCGAGTACGAGACCCTGCACCGCAAGTCCAGCCTCACCGAAGCAACCCGCTTCGCGTGAGTTCAGACCCTCCATCAAACCCGGTACTTGACACCCCGCCCGCAACCCGCGCCCTGGGCAGCGCTGGGACGACCGGGCCCGCGACCCCTATGACGACAACGGCCACGGCACCGCGGTCGCGTCGATGGCCGTCGGACGCAACCGGTCGGCGAGCAAGAGCCCCTCGGCAGCCCCCGGCTACCGACTGGCCGTTGCCCGCGTGCTCAACGCCGGCGACCTCCTCGACGGCGACCTGGCGGCCGCGATCCGCTGGGCCACCGTCACCGTCAGGGCCGATGTCGTCAGCATGTCCGTCAACCTCGCGGCGCCGCTGCCGGCTGCTACCCCGGTGGTGAGCGACCTGTTTGCGGCGCTCGAGGAGGCCCGCGACGCGGGGGTGTCGGTCGTGGTCTCCAACGGCAACGGCTGGGGCAACGTGGGTGCGCTCCCCGGCGAGCCCGGGTGGGCCCGCGGCTTCGGCAACTCACGCGCCGCGCTGTCGGTGGGGGCAGCGGGGGAGCAGGGCCTGCTCTTCACGACGGACCCGGAGGTGGTCGCCGAGCACGTTCCGACCTCGGCTGCTGCGACCGCGGACGATGCCTACTCGCCGGACGGCGGCACCAGCTTCGCTGCGCCGTTCGTCGCGGGTCTGGCCGCGCGAGCGGTGGAGGCTGCCCGGCGCCGCGGGCGTCCCGCGCACCCCGCCCGGGTCGAGCAGCTGCTCAAGCACGTGGCGGTCGACACGGTGACGCCGCCGACGTGGGAGGGCTACGGCGAGCTCGACCTGTCTGTGCTGCCTCTGCTCCTGCGGCACGCCGCCGCCGGGACGCTGCCTCCGCGCCCCCAGCCCGACGTCAGCGGCACCTACGTCGAGAGCGTCGCTGGCACCTTGCGCGAGGTGTGGACCGGCCCGCTCCCGCCGTGAGCCGGCGCGTGGCAGGCTGACGGCGTGGACACCATGCGCCTGTGTGCCGGCACGCTGGAGGTGGAGCACCCCGACCAGGTCCTGCTCGACTACCTCGACGTGCGCAACGGCTACGCCTACCCCGCCTACGACCGGCTCGTGACCAACGGTGCGTCGTCGCTCGTCGACGCGGACCTGCTCGCGCCCGCCCTCATCGGCACCGAGGTCGACCGCGGTCGCTTCCGGCTGCTGAGCGAGCTGCTGCCCCACATCCAGGGCGTCGCCGACCTCCCGCCGGTGGCGCTGCAGGACGCCGGCGACGACGTCGTGTCCCAGGTCGCCGACCTGTTCGCCGTGCTCGACGAGACGCCCTACGCCGGCAAGGGCGTCCGCGGGACGATCCTGTCGAAGGTGCTGCACCGCAAGCGCCCCGACCTCGTGCCGCTCTACGACAGCCGCATCTTCGAGAGCTACACAGCACCCGGCGCCATCGAGCGCGCGGCGCACCGCAGCTGGCGCGAGTTCATGGGCCTGCTCTGCCTGCAGATGCGCGACGACCTGCGCAGCGAGGCTGACGCGTTCGCCGAGCTCGACCGGGTCTGCGACTCCGCGGTCCCGTCCCTGCGTGTGCTCGACGTCCTCGTCTGGCGCACGGCGGACAGCTGGCACTGAGTGGCCGTCCTGCCCCGGCTCCGGCCGGTTCCCGTGGTCGCGAGCGACGCGACGCTCGTCCTGCCGCAAAAGGAGCTCGCGCCGCTCGCCTCCGTCGTACGCCGCCTTGTCATCGCGCTGGGGCTGCTGCTCGGCGTCGCCGTCTTCGTCTGGCTCGACGGCGACGGCTACCGCGACGTCAACGAGGACGGGGTGTCCTTCCTCGATGCGCTCTACTACTCGACAGTCAGCCTCTCCACGACCGGCTACGGCGACATCACGCCGGCGAGCGACACGGCCCGGCTGCTCAACGTCCTCGTCATCACGCCCATGCGGATCCTCTTTCTCATCGTCCTCGTCGGCACCACCGTCGAGGTCCTCACCGAGCGCACCCGCGACCAGATCCGGCAGAGCCGGTGGAGGGCCACCTTGCGAGACCACACGATCGTCGTCGGCTACGGCACAAAGGGGCGCAGCGCGGTGCGCGCCCTCATCGAGGACGGCACCGACCTGTCGCAGGTCGTCGCGGTCGAGTCCGACCCGCGCCACGTCGCGGAGGCGACCGCCGACGGGATCGCGGTAGTGCAGGGCGACGGCACCCGCGACGAGGTGCTCGCCCGGGCGCAGCTCGCGACGGCCGCACGCGTCGTCGTGGCGGTCCCGCGCGACGACTCAGCCGTGCTCGTCACCCTGACGGTGCGAACGGGCAACCCGACGGCCTACGTCGTCGCGGCCGTCCGTGAGTCGCAGAACGCCGCGCTGCTCAAGCACTCCGGCGCCGACGCGGTGATCGTGTCGTCGGAGGCCGCCGGCCGGCTGCTCGGCGTGTCGGTCGCGTCGCCCGCGACGGGCGCGGTCTTCGAGGACCTGCTCGTGCCCGGCGAGGGACTCGAGCTCGTCAACCGAGCGATCGCCCCCGCCGAGGTCGGCAGCGACGTGCGGGCGACCGCCGACCTCGTCGTCGCGGTGGTCCGAGAGGGAGCGACGCTGCACTTCTGCGACCCCGGGGTGTCGCCGCTGAAGGCCGGCGACCAGCTCGTGGTGGTGCGCGGCAACTAGCTCGCGGCGCGGGCGACCAGGGCCTTGGCGATCCTGACGGCCACGGAAGGGTCGGGCGTCGGGCGCGCGCCGTAGGCCACCAGCCAGGTCGTGGGCCCGGACCGGAAGCGCAGGGTGAGCAGCTGCCCACCGTTGTCGGGCAGCGGCTGGGTGCTGGCCGCGGACTGGTCTCCCACCTGCTCCACCGCGACCTTCGTGCCGCCACCCGCTGCGAGGTCACCAGCGAGGTCGGCGCTGGCGCCCTTCACCGTGCGGAAGCGCACCGCCACGACCGACAGGACCCGGCCGTCGGTCGGGTGGGCGTACAGCACCGTGTAGGCGCTGGTGAAGCCGTTGGCCTTCAGGGCCTTGCCTGCCGCAGCAGGGTCGGCGGAGAAGGCCGCGATCGCTGCGAGGTCGCGCCGGCCGGTCGCGGTGAGCAGCGGGGTCATGCCCGCCGGTGCCTCGGCGGGCGTCGGGACGAGCTCGCGCAGCGGGTCGGGAGGCAGTGTGATGCCGGGGACGGGCGCGGAGACCACTGCCGCGCTCGGCCGGTCGTCGCCGTCGGAGCTGCAGCCTGACAGCGGCAGCACGAGCATCAGACCACCGGTGAGCAGACGGAGCGGGGCGCGGCGCACGCGGGGCAGAGTACGGGTCGGAGCGCCCGGAAGGCAGGATGTGGGGGTGATGAACCCGTGGGCGCCGCCGGAGCGCGACCTCAGCACCGGACCGCTCGCTGCCTTCGGGAAGGGGCCGCACGCGCCGTCGCCGCGGCCGTCGCTGCTCTCGGACCTGCTCGTCGCCCTCAGCGTGGCCGCGGGCGTGCTGCTCCTGGCGGCACCCGTGGGTCTGCTCTGGTCGGCCCTCGCCCCCCACGCTGACGTCGTCGTGCAGGCGCAGGGAGCGGGCTTCACCGAGCCCGAGGCCGAGGACTTCATCGGCTCCGACGCGTCCTTCGTCCTGCTCACCTGCCTGGTGGGCGGGGCGATCGGCTACGCCTGCTGGCGCACGCTTCGGCGCTGGGGCCCGGCTGTCGTGGTCGCGCTGGCGATCGCGTCGCTGGCCGCGTCGTTCGTCGCCGCCGAGGTCGGCACCCGGGTCGGGCGGGCGGACTTCCGCGCGGCCGTCGCCTCGGGCGCGCCGGCCGAGCTCGAGGCCAACGTCCGGCTGCTGGCCCGTGAGGCGACCGTCGGCTGGCCGCTCGCCGCCCTGCTCGGCTTCCTCGTCCCGCTGGCCTACAAGCGGGACGCTGCCTCCTAGTTGGGGTTGACCGGCGTCCGGGCGAGCTCGGGCGCGGGGGCGCTCGACAGCACGCTCAGCAGCCGTGTCTCGTGGCGCAGCAGGGCCAGCTCGGCCCGCAGCCTGGTCGTGGCGTCCGTCGCGGCGAGCAGCCGCTGGCGGTCCTCGAGGTCGATGAGCAGGGCCGCGGCGACGGCGTAGGACAGCGCGGTGGGGTCGCTCGGCAGGTCGAGCTCGTCGAGCCCCTCGCCGGAGGCCGAGCGAAGGGCTGCGAGGTAGTCGCCGGTGGCCTCGCCGACCGCGGTGGCCAGCACCCCGGCGAGCGCCTCGTCACCGACCTCGTCGCGAAGCAGGTCGACGTGGCCGCGCAGGTAGGGCTTTCCGCGCTCGAGCGCACCGAGCCGGAAGCGCTGCCCGCCCGTCACGACGATGTCGTAGCGCCCGTCGGGGTAGGGCGAGACCCGCCGCAGCCTCGCGACCGTGCCGACCTCGTGCAGCGCAGCCACGCCCTCCTCGCCGACCTCCCGGCCCTGGCGGATCGCGATGATCCCGATGTCGCGCTGGTCCTCGGGTCGTTCGAGCAGCTCGCCGACGAGCACGCGGTAGCGGTCCTCGAAGACGTGCAGCGGCAGGACGAGCCCGGGCAGCAGCACGAGGCCGAGCGGGAAGAGCGGGAGCACCTGTCGAGGGTAGGTCGCGTGGCGGCTGTCACGCCGGTCTCGGGCGGTGCGCGCTGATCACCGCCGGTAGCGTGGGCAGTCCGCCAGCCCCCACCGCCAGACCTGGAGCGCCGCCGTGCTGACCCGGATCGACCTACGCGGTCGACGTGACGCCGACCCGCTCCCGCTGCTGCCGCGCGCGGTCCTCGACGTCGCCGCCGGCACCGACCTGGTGCGCCCCACCGTGGAGGACGTCCGCGACCGGGGGCTGGCCGCCGTGCTGGACGCCACCGAGCGCTTCGACGGAGTCCGGCTCGAGACCGTCCGCGTCCCGGCTGAGGCCTTGACCGCGGCCCTTGCCGCGCTCGACCCGGCCGTGCGCGCCGCACTCGAGGAGGCGGTCGTGCGGGCCCGTCGCGTCTCGACCGCCCAGCTGCGCGCCGACGAGGTCGTGCAGGTCGTCGAGGGCGCCACCGTGACCGAGCGCTGGGTGCCGGTCCGCCGCGTCGGCCTCTACGTCCCCGGCGGCCGCGTGGCCTACCCGAGCTCGGTCGTCATGAACGTCGTGCCCGCCCAGGTGGCCGGCGTCGAGAGCCTCGCCGTCTGCTCGCCCCCGAAGGCCGACGGCCTGCCGCACCCGGTCGTCATGGCCGCCTGCGCCCTGCTCGGCGTCGAGGAGGTCTACGCCGTCGGTGGCGCCCAGGCCGTCGCGATGCTGGCCTACGGCATCGAGGGCTGCCCTCGCGTCGACGTCATCACCGGCCCCGGCAACGTCTACGTCACCGCGGCCAAGCGGCTCGTGCAGGGCAAGGTCGGCATCGACTCCGAGGCGGGCCCGACCGAGATCGCGATCCTCGCCGACGACACTGCCGTCGCGGCTCACGTCGCCGCCGACCTCGTCGCCCAGGCCGAGCACGACCCGCTCGCTGCGTGCCTGCTGGTCACCCCGAGCGAGGCGCTGCTCGACGCCGTCGACGCGGAGCTGCGCACGCAGGTCCCGGCGTCCACGCACCGCGAGCGCATCGAGACCGCCCTCGCCGGCCAGTCCTCCCACGTCCTCGTCGAGGACCTCGAGCAGGGCCTCGAGGTCGTCGACGCCTGGGCGGCCGAGCACCTCGAGGTCATCACGGCCGACGCCCCGGAGCGGGCCCGCCGGGTCCGCAACGCCGGCGCGGTCTTCATCGGCGGCCACACCCCGGTGTCGCTCGGCGACTACCTCGCGGGCTCCAACCACGTGCTGCCCACCGGCGGCACCGCGCGCTTCTCCAGCGGGCTGTCAGCGCAGTCGTTCCTCAAGCGGATGTCGCTCGTCCACTACACCGCCGAGGCGCTCGCCACCGTCGCCCCCCACGTCACCGCGCTCGGCGGGGCGGAGGACCTGCACGCCCACGTCGAGGCCGTGCAGGTCCGGGTGCGGGACCGGTGAGCCTGCCGGTCCGCGACGACCTGGTCGGCAAGCGCCCCTACGGCGCTCCGCAGCTGCCTGACGCCGTCCAGCTCAACGTCAACGAGAATCCCTTCCCGCCGTCGGAGGCACTCGTCGCCGACATCGCGGCGGCGGTCGCGCAGGCGGCGCGCACCCTCAACCGCTACCCCGACCGCGACGCGATCGCCCTGCGGACGGACCTCGCGTCGTACCTCTCCAGGGTCACCGGGGTCGCCCTGTCGGTCGGCCAGGTCTGGGCGGCGAACGGCTCCAACGAGGTGCTGCAGCAGGTCTGCCAGGCCTTCGGCGGGAGCGGCCGCACCGCGCTCGGGTTCGAGCCGTCGTACTCCATGCACCCCCTGCTCGCACAGGGCACCGGCATGCGCTGGGTCGGTGAGCTGCGGGCCCCCGACTTCACCCTCGGTGCCGACGCCGCGGTCGCCGCGGTACGCGCCCACCGGCCGGCGGTCACCTTCCTCACGACCCCCAACAACCCGACCGGCACCGTCACCGGGCTCGACGTCGTGGCCGCGGTCTGCGAGGCGAGCGACGGCATGGTCGTGGTCGACGAGGCGTACGCCGAGTTCGGCGCGGCGACCTCCGCGGTCACCCTGCTCGCCGACTTCCCGCGGCTGCTCGTGTCGCGCACGATGTCGAAGGCCTTCGCCGGGGCGGGCCTGCGGCTCGGCTACCTCGCCGCGTCGGAGGAGGTCGTCGACGCTCTCCAGCTGGTGCGGCTGCCCTACCACCTGTCGGCCCTCACCCAGGCCGCCGCCCGGGCCGCCCTCGCGCGCACCGACGAGCTGCTCGGCACGGTCGACGCCGTCAAGGCGCAGCGCGACCGGATGGTCGCCGGCATCACCGCGCTCGGCCTGACGGTCGTCCCCACCGGCGCGAACTTCTGCCTGTTCGGGCCGTTCACCGACCCGCCCGCGACGTGGCGGTCGCTGCTCGACGCGGGCGTGCTCGTCCGCGACCTGTCCACCACCCCGGGCCTGGCCGGCTGGCTGAGGGTCAACGCCGGCACGCCCGACGAGACGTCCGCCTTCCTGGCAGCCCTTGCCGGTGTGGTCCAGGGCTGACGTGGTCGAGCCCGTGACGGACTCGCCACCCCGGGAGGTGCGGCGCGCGGTCTTCCGGCAGAGCTGGCAGGACCTCACCTTCCTGCACTGGCCGGTGGACCCCGCCGTCGTGGCGCCGCTGCTGCCCGCAGGGACCCGACCCGACGTGCACGAGGGCCAGACCTGGGTCGGGCTGGTCCCGTTCGTCATGTCTGGCGTGCGGATCCTGGGGACTCCCGCGATCCCGCACCTGTCGCACTTCGCCGAGACCAACGTCCGCCTCTACGCCGTCGACGGCACGGGCCGGCGTGGCGTGGTCTTCAGGTCGCTGGAGGCCGCCCGGCTGCTGCCCGTCCTCGCGGCCCGTGCCACCTACCACCTGCCCTACACCTGGGCCCGGATGTCGGTCGCGCGCGACGGCGACAGTCGGACCTACACCACGCGGCGCCGCTGGCCCGGACCGAGAGGGGCCGGTGGCACGGTGCGGGTGCGGATCGGCGACGAGCTGCGAGCCCCGGACCCGCTGAGCAGCTTCCTCACGTCGCGGTGGGGGCTGTTCTCGACCTGGTACGGCGGGCAGACGGCCTGGGCGCCGGTGCACCACGCGCCCTGGCGGCTCCACGCAGCGACGGCCGTCGTCAGCGACGACCTCGTCGTGGCAGCTGGCCTGCCGGCTCCGGACCTCCCGCCCCACGTGCTGTGGTCGCCGGGTGTCGACGTGCGGATCGGTCGGCCGACGCGGCTGGACCTGTCGAGCGCGGATAGCCTGATCCCATGAGCCGCAGGGCGCTTGTCGAGCGCGTGACCAAGGAGAGCGACGTCCGCGTCGAGCTCGACATCGACGGGACCGGTCAGGCCTCGTCCGACACCGGGGTCCCCTTCTTCGACCACATGGTCGCGCAACTCGGTCGGCACGGCGGGTTCGACCTGACCGTCGTCACCAAGGGCGACCTCGAGGTCGACGCCCACCACACCGTCGAGGACACCTCGCTCGCGATCGGTCAGGCGCTGCGCGAGGCGCTGGGCGACAAGGCCGGCATCCGCCGCTTCGGCGACGCACTGGTGCCGCTCGATGAGTGCCTGGTGCAGGCCGCCGTGGACCTGTCCGGCCGGCCCTACCTCGTGCACGAGGAGCCGCAGATCGTCGAGCTGATCGGCTCCTACGACACGACGCTCACCAAGCACATCTGGGAGAGCTTCGTCGCGCAGTCCGGCATCGCCCTGCACGTGCGGGTGCTGTCGGGCCGCAACGCCCACCACGTCGTGGAGGCGCAGTTCAAGTCCGTCGCGCGGGCGCTGCGCACCGCCTGCGAGCTGGACCCGCGGGTGGCGGGAGTGCCCTCCACCAAGGGCTCGCTGTGAGCTGGCTGACGGTCCTCTACGTGCTGTTCGTCGCGGGCGCCCTCGCCGGCGCGGGGTGGCCCTGCCGGATCGCGTTCTCGTCGTGG is drawn from Mycobacteriales bacterium and contains these coding sequences:
- a CDS encoding LON peptidase substrate-binding domain-containing protein, which encodes MLPLFPLGLVLLPGLVLPLHVFEDRYRVLVGELLERPEDQRDIGIIAIRQGREVGEEGVAALHEVGTVARLRRVSPYPDGRYDIVVTGGQRFRLGALERGKPYLRGHVDLLRDEVGDEALAGVLATAVGEATGDYLAALRSASGEGLDELDLPSDPTALSYAVAAALLIDLEDRQRLLAATDATTRLRAELALLRHETRLLSVLSSAPAPELARTPVNPN
- a CDS encoding DUF2071 domain-containing protein; its protein translation is MTDSPPREVRRAVFRQSWQDLTFLHWPVDPAVVAPLLPAGTRPDVHEGQTWVGLVPFVMSGVRILGTPAIPHLSHFAETNVRLYAVDGTGRRGVVFRSLEAARLLPVLAARATYHLPYTWARMSVARDGDSRTYTTRRRWPGPRGAGGTVRVRIGDELRAPDPLSSFLTSRWGLFSTWYGGQTAWAPVHHAPWRLHAATAVVSDDLVVAAGLPAPDLPPHVLWSPGVDVRIGRPTRLDLSSADSLIP
- the hisB gene encoding imidazoleglycerol-phosphate dehydratase HisB; translation: MSRRALVERVTKESDVRVELDIDGTGQASSDTGVPFFDHMVAQLGRHGGFDLTVVTKGDLEVDAHHTVEDTSLAIGQALREALGDKAGIRRFGDALVPLDECLVQAAVDLSGRPYLVHEEPQIVELIGSYDTTLTKHIWESFVAQSGIALHVRVLSGRNAHHVVEAQFKSVARALRTACELDPRVAGVPSTKGSL
- a CDS encoding DUF6308 family protein, with protein sequence MRLCAGTLEVEHPDQVLLDYLDVRNGYAYPAYDRLVTNGASSLVDADLLAPALIGTEVDRGRFRLLSELLPHIQGVADLPPVALQDAGDDVVSQVADLFAVLDETPYAGKGVRGTILSKVLHRKRPDLVPLYDSRIFESYTAPGAIERAAHRSWREFMGLLCLQMRDDLRSEADAFAELDRVCDSAVPSLRVLDVLVWRTADSWH
- a CDS encoding potassium channel family protein; the encoded protein is MAVLPRLRPVPVVASDATLVLPQKELAPLASVVRRLVIALGLLLGVAVFVWLDGDGYRDVNEDGVSFLDALYYSTVSLSTTGYGDITPASDTARLLNVLVITPMRILFLIVLVGTTVEVLTERTRDQIRQSRWRATLRDHTIVVGYGTKGRSAVRALIEDGTDLSQVVAVESDPRHVAEATADGIAVVQGDGTRDEVLARAQLATAARVVVAVPRDDSAVLVTLTVRTGNPTAYVVAAVRESQNAALLKHSGADAVIVSSEAAGRLLGVSVASPATGAVFEDLLVPGEGLELVNRAIAPAEVGSDVRATADLVVAVVREGATLHFCDPGVSPLKAGDQLVVVRGN
- the hisD gene encoding histidinol dehydrogenase, whose protein sequence is MLTRIDLRGRRDADPLPLLPRAVLDVAAGTDLVRPTVEDVRDRGLAAVLDATERFDGVRLETVRVPAEALTAALAALDPAVRAALEEAVVRARRVSTAQLRADEVVQVVEGATVTERWVPVRRVGLYVPGGRVAYPSSVVMNVVPAQVAGVESLAVCSPPKADGLPHPVVMAACALLGVEEVYAVGGAQAVAMLAYGIEGCPRVDVITGPGNVYVTAAKRLVQGKVGIDSEAGPTEIAILADDTAVAAHVAADLVAQAEHDPLAACLLVTPSEALLDAVDAELRTQVPASTHRERIETALAGQSSHVLVEDLEQGLEVVDAWAAEHLEVITADAPERARRVRNAGAVFIGGHTPVSLGDYLAGSNHVLPTGGTARFSSGLSAQSFLKRMSLVHYTAEALATVAPHVTALGGAEDLHAHVEAVQVRVRDR
- a CDS encoding histidinol-phosphate transaminase, whose translation is MSLPVRDDLVGKRPYGAPQLPDAVQLNVNENPFPPSEALVADIAAAVAQAARTLNRYPDRDAIALRTDLASYLSRVTGVALSVGQVWAANGSNEVLQQVCQAFGGSGRTALGFEPSYSMHPLLAQGTGMRWVGELRAPDFTLGADAAVAAVRAHRPAVTFLTTPNNPTGTVTGLDVVAAVCEASDGMVVVDEAYAEFGAATSAVTLLADFPRLLVSRTMSKAFAGAGLRLGYLAASEEVVDALQLVRLPYHLSALTQAAARAALARTDELLGTVDAVKAQRDRMVAGITALGLTVVPTGANFCLFGPFTDPPATWRSLLDAGVLVRDLSTTPGLAGWLRVNAGTPDETSAFLAALAGVVQG